The Rhododendron vialii isolate Sample 1 chromosome 6a, ASM3025357v1 genome includes a window with the following:
- the LOC131331141 gene encoding probable disease resistance protein At4g33300, whose protein sequence is MAVTDFFAGEIATELLKVLFQICRKYSLCKSTAESLIESINHLLPIVQEIKYSGVELPQPRQRQLDALSGSLSSGLDLANKVLRSSRWNVYKNLQLTRKMEKLEKHISRFMAGPMQAHVLADVHHMRFESAERFDRLDNAARQLERKLGEMKIGVAEGGGLLGEAVRRMEEEVEVEGSLGNLGGGMEVARREVKEMVVGREELRVVGVCGIGGSGKTTLAREICRDGEVQSYFNNRVFFLTVSQSPNVEQLKLKIWGMITGNSMADSSDVVPQWTLLPYDFRIVTKTLMILDDVWSLSVLEQLLPRIPGCKTLVVSRFKFSPAVINCTYELELLRESEALALFCRFAFGQNCIPSGANVKLIKQVVDECKGLPLALKVIGASLRDQTEMFWNSAKSRLSRSQPICESHEVQLLERMKLSIDMLAQKVRECFLDLGSFPEDKKIPIDILISIWVELHDIVEPDAFMNLIELSDKNLLTLVKDKRRGEMYSSYYEISVSQHDVLRDLAIHLSNRESVNQRRRLLMPRREEGIPKEWERNIDKPFNAQMVSLHTGEMREMDWFCMEFPKAEVLILNFSSHEYFLPPFIDYMPKLRSLVLINSSTSNAVLRNVSAFANLTNLTSLWFEKITVPQLPETTSPLQNLRKVSLILCKINDSLDESVVNLPHLFPRLLELTIDHCVDLIELPKSICQMHKLKSLSVTNCHSLRELPPELGKLTCLQILRIYACPSLRHLPDGVCSLVSLKYLDISECVNLASLPEGIGRLTSLEKINMSECLQIRNLPRSVVELQSLRRVVCDEEISWFWKDLENALPDLCVQVAEESFNLDWLAE, encoded by the exons ATGGCGGTGACGGACTTCTTCGCCGGCGAAATTGCCACGGAGCTCCTCAAAGTCCTATTCCAAATCTGCCGCAAATACAGCCTCTGCAAATCCACCGCCGAGAGCCTCATAGAATCCATCAACCACCTCCTCCCCATCGTCCAAGAAATAAAGTACTCGGGCGTCGAGCTACCCCAGCCGCGCCAGCGTCAGCTCGACGCCCTCTCCGGCTCCCTCTCCTCCGGCCTCGACCTCGCCAACAAGGTCCTCCGCTCCTCCCGCTGGAACGTCTACAAGAACCTCCAGCTCACGAGGAAAATGGAGAAGCTGGAGAAGCATATCTCGAG GTTCATGGCGGGACCCATGCAGGCGCACGTGCTGGCGGACGTGCACCACATGAGGTTCGAGTCGGCGGAGAGGTTTGACCGGCTGGATAACGCGGCGCGGCAGCTGGAGAGGAAGCTGGGGGAGATGAAGATTGGGGTGGCGGAGGGGGGAGGGTTGTTGGGAGAGGCGGTGAGGAggatggaggaggaggtggaggtggagggtAGTTTGGGGAATTTGGGTGGTGGGATGGAGGTGGCGAGGAGGGAGGTGAAGGAGATGGTGGTGGGGAGGGAGGAGCTTAGGGTTGTGGGGGTTTGTGGGATTGGGGGCAGTGGGAAGACGACTCTGGCAAGAGAGATTTGCAGAGACGGTGAAGTTCAAA GTTACTTCAACAACAGAGTTTTCTTCCTCACTGTATCACAATCTCCTAACGTGGAGCAATTGAAATTGAAGATCTGGGGAATGATAACTGGAAACAGCATGGCTGATTCGAGTGACGTAGTTCCTCAATGGACGCTGCTACCCTACGATTTCAGGATCGTCACGAAAACACTTATGATTCTAGATGATGTTTGGTCGCTCTCGGTTCTTGAGCAGCTTCTGCCAAGAATACCCGGATGCAAAACCCTCGTGGTTTCGCGATTCAAATTCTCCCCAGCAGTTATCAACTGCACCTATGAATTAGAGCTGTTAAGGGAAAGTGAAGCCTTGGCCTTGTTCTGCAGATTTGCTTTCGGGCAAAACTGCATTCCTTCAGGTGCTAACGTTAAATTGATCAAACAG GTTGTTGATGAGTGTAAAGGCCTTCCGTTGGCTCTGAAAGTAATTGGAGCTTCATTAAGGGACCAAACTGAAATGTTTTGGAATAGTGCAAAGAGCAGGCTATCCCGAAGCCAACCTATTTGCGAGTCGCATGAAGTCCAGTTACTGGAAAGAATGAAACTAAGCATAGATATGTTGGCGCAGAAAGTAAGGGAGTGTTTCTTGGACTTGGGTTCGTTTCCAGAGGACAAGAAGATCCCAATTGACATTCTCATTAGCATATGGGTTGAATTGCATGATATTGTTGAGCCAGACGCTTTTATGAATCTTATTGAGCTTTCGGACAAGAATCTCCTCACTCTGGTGAAAGATAAACG CCGCGGAGAGATGTATAGCAGTTACTATGAGATATCTGTGTCTCAGCATGATGTGTTGAGAGATCTCGCCATACATTTGAGCAACCGTGAGAGTGTAAACCAGCGGAGGCGATTGCTTATGCCAAGAAGAGAGGAAGGGATTCCGAAAGAATGGGAGAGGAATATCGATAAGCCATTCAATGCCCAAATGGTCTCACTTCATACAG gtgaaatgagagaaatggacTGGTTTTGCATGGAATTTCCCAAGGCAGAAGTACTCATCCTGAATTTCTCCTCGCACGAGTACTTCCTTCCTCCCTTCATCGACTACATGCCCAAGCTCAGATCATTAGTATTGATCAACTCAAGCACCTCGAATGCAGTCCTTCGCAACGTATCAGCCTTTGCAAATTTGACCAACTTGACGAGTCTGTGGTTTGAGAAAATCACAGTCCCTCAGTTACCCGAAACAACATCACCGTTACAAAACTTGCGCAAAGTATCGTTAATTCTTTGCAAGATCAATGACAGCCTTGATGAGTCGGTCGTCAACCTACCCCACCTCTTCCCTCGCCTCTTAGAGCTCACAATTGATCACTGTGTCGATTTAATCGAATTGCCTAAAAGTATTTGCCAAATGCACAAACTCAAGAGTCTGAGTGTCACCAACTGCCACAGTCTCCGCGAACTGCCACCCGAGTTGGGGAAACTGACTTGTCTACAAATTCTAAGGATTTACGCATGCCCCTCTCTGAGACACCTTCCGGATGGAGTATGCAGTCTTGTTTCGTTGAAGTACCTTGACATTTCCGAGTGTGTGAATTTGGCGTCCCTTCCCGAGGGGATCGGCAGGTTAACGAGTTTAGAAAAGATCAATATGAGTGAATGCTTGCAGATTAGGAATCTGCCAAGGTCTGTGGTAGAACTGCAGTCGTTGCGTCGCGTGGTTTGCGACGAAGAGATTTCTTGGTTTTGGAAAGATTTGGAGAATGCTTTACCAGATCTTTGTGTTCAGGTTGCTGAGGAATCCTTTAACTTGGATTGGCTGGCAGAATGA